The genome window GCGGTGGACGCTGCGCGCTGCGCGCCGAAAACGCCGGTGCGTGAGGTGATCGCACTCAAGCGCCAGGGAAGCGGCACGCTGGTGGTCGAGGAGGCCGGCGCGGCCATCGGTCTGATTGACGAGGCGGAGATCCTCGACTGCCTGCGCTGATGGATTTCTTCAGTTGCTTGCTGGAAAGGTCTCGGCCGCGCGCTTTTTCGAGATAGCCAGCAGCGTGAATCCGCGTGCGGCAATAAACAGCGAGAACGCCAGCCAAAGGCCGTGGTTTCCGAAGAGCGGGAAGAGCACCCAATAGGCGGCAAGAAACAGCGCCAGCGACACAAGCATCATGTTGCGCATGTCGCGCGACCAGGTGGCGCCGATGAAGACGCCGTCCATCTGGAAGGCGAGCACGCCAAGCAGTGGCATCGCCGCCGCCCAGGGCAGATAGATCGCGGCAACAGTGCGCACGTCTTCTGCCGTCGTCATGAAGTCGATCAGCGCCTGTCCGCCCGCGAAAAAGATCAGCGCGGCCAGGAGCGCCAGGACGAAGCCCCACAGGATGCTCAGCCGCACGGTCTTGTCGAAGGCGGGCCGGTAGCGTGCGCCCACCGCCTTGCCGGCGAGCTGTTCGGCCGCTGTTGCAAGCCCGTCGAGGAAAAAGCCGGAGATCATGAAGAATTTTTCCAGGATCGCATTGGCGGCCAGGATCGTGTCGCCCTGCACGGCGGAGCGTGAGGCGAAGAAGGCGAAGGCGAAAATCAGCGCGAAGGAGCGCACGAGAATGTCGCGGTTGAGCGCGACCATGCGCTTGAAGCGGGCCGGGTTGAAGATCCGCGCGCGCGACGGCCAGGCCCGGCCGCCGAGCGCACGCGCGGCGAGCAGCGCGCCTGCGACCGCCGTCGCCAGTTCGCTCAGCACGGTCGCGCCGGCGACGCCGGCCACCCCCCAGTCGAGATAGAGCACGAACCAGACGGAGAGCGCGATGTTGAGGCCGTTCAGGCCGGTTTGCAGCAAAAGCGCGGTCATCGACTGGCCGCGTCCGATGAACCAGCCGAGAAACGCGTAGTTCAGGAGCGCGACCGGCGCGGAGAGCGTGCGCACGGTGAAATAGCTGGCGGTTGCCGTCTTCACCTCTTCGCTGCCGCCCATCAGCCACAGGCCGGCGGAGAGGATCGGCACCTGCAGCGCCACCACGCAAAGCCCGAGCGCCAGCGCCAGAAGGCCGGCGCGAAACAGCACCGCGCGTTCTTCCTTTCCATCTCCCGCGCCCACCGCCTGCGCCGTCAGGCCGGTGGTGCCCGAGCGCAGGAAATTGAAACTGGCGAACACCAGATCGAACAGGATGCCGCCGAGCGCAATGCCGCCGAGCAGCGCCGCATCGCCCAACTGCCCGATGACGGCGGTATCGACCAGACCGAGCAGCGGCGTCGACAGATAGGCGAGCGTCATCGGCACCGCGATGGCGAGCACCGTACGGTTGGTCACGTCGAAGGGGCGAATGGCGGCACTGGCACGCACGGGAGATGGCTTTCGGACGGCGGGAATGAGGGCGGGGACGATCGAAGAATCGCGACGAAGACCCGTCGCACGCCGAAGGCTACCTGTCACACGCACGCACGCAATCGGAAACTCTCACGCTTTTGCCCGTGATCGGCATCTGCCGCAACGGCGCGGGGGATCGGTTGTGTGGCGAATGTGCCGCAGCACATCCGGTGGCTGACCGTCCGGGATTGCTCCTTGTAAATACGTGAGTGCTCACGTATATATCGCGCAATGATCCGTTATAAATCACGTATAGGAGTAAAATTCATGGAAACGCTTGCGTTTTCCCTCATGGATGTTGCGAGCCTCTTGGAAAAGCGGTTCGACCGATCCCTGTCCGCCGTCCGTGGTGTCAGTCTGGGCGA of Stappia sp. ES.058 contains these proteins:
- a CDS encoding MATE family efflux transporter gives rise to the protein MRASAAIRPFDVTNRTVLAIAVPMTLAYLSTPLLGLVDTAVIGQLGDAALLGGIALGGILFDLVFASFNFLRSGTTGLTAQAVGAGDGKEERAVLFRAGLLALALGLCVVALQVPILSAGLWLMGGSEEVKTATASYFTVRTLSAPVALLNYAFLGWFIGRGQSMTALLLQTGLNGLNIALSVWFVLYLDWGVAGVAGATVLSELATAVAGALLAARALGGRAWPSRARIFNPARFKRMVALNRDILVRSFALIFAFAFFASRSAVQGDTILAANAILEKFFMISGFFLDGLATAAEQLAGKAVGARYRPAFDKTVRLSILWGFVLALLAALIFFAGGQALIDFMTTAEDVRTVAAIYLPWAAAMPLLGVLAFQMDGVFIGATWSRDMRNMMLVSLALFLAAYWVLFPLFGNHGLWLAFSLFIAARGFTLLAISKKRAAETFPASN